The stretch of DNA ACGATCAGAGCCGCGTGGTCGCGCTGCACGTCCCACGTCTCGCTCATGCGCTTGGAGTTGGAGAACGTGGGCGGGTCGCAGAAGATCAGGTCGTAGCGCTCGCGCCCCCTTTGCGCCGCCGAGACCCAGCCCAGCACGTCGGCGCGAATCAGCTGGTGCTTCGGGCCCGAGAAGCCGTTGCGCGAAAGGTTGCGGCCGGACCACTCGACGTAGGTCGTCGACATGTCGACGGTGGTGGTCGATGCCGCCCCGCCGGCCGCGGCGTACACGCTCGCCGTGCCGGTGTAAGCGAAGAGGTTGAGGAAGCGCTTGCCTGGAGCCAGCTCGCGCAGCCACTGCCGCGTGATGCGATGGTCGAGGAACAGCCCCGTGTCCAGATAGTCCGACAGGTTGACCTCGAACGTCATCCCGCCCTCCAGGACAGTGCCCACTACGCCCTTGCGCGAGAAGCGCTCGTACTGCGAGGTCCCGCGCTGGCGCTCGCGCGTCTTGAGGAACACGTCCTGCGCCTCCACGCCGAGAACCCCCGGCACGACGGCCAGCACGTCGAGCAGGCGCTGCTCGGCCTTGTCCGGGTCGATGCCAGATGGGGGCGCGTACTCGGCGACATGGACCCAGCGTGTGCCATCGTTGGCGCCCGAGCCGTCGTAGACATCGATGGCGACCGAGTAGTCGGGAAGGTCGGCGTCGTAGACGCGATAGCAGGTCACGCCGGTGCGCCGCGCCCACTTCTCGGTGTGCTTGGCGACCTTGCGCAGCCGGTTGGAGAACGCGGCCTGCGACTCAGTCAGCGGGGCGCCCGTGGCGATCGCGGTGGCAGCACCTCGGCCGGCACCGGTCGCGCTGCCGGCCTCGGCCTCGACCTCGCCCACCGTGAAGATGCTGACGAGCGACTCGATCTTGCCGTTGTAGAGCGGCACCACGCGCCTCGGAGTCATCTGCACACCCGCCGAGAGCCCCGCGTCCGGCGTGATGACCGCAAGCGTCCAGCCGTCGAATCCGGCGCGCAGGCGCTCGGCCAGCTCGGCGTAGAGGGCGGGCAGGCCAGCGCGCGCCTGGATGCGCTCGCCGTAAGGCGGGTTGGCGACCACGAGTCCGGGGACCGGCGCGGCCGCGATGTAGGCCGCCGGCGGGACGAGCTCGGCGAGCTCTCGGCGCTCGATGAGCACCTTGCCCGCGAGCCCTGCTCGGCGAACGCAGGCGCGCGCGACGTCAACGGCGCGCGGATCGTAGTCGTAGCCCTCGATCGGCGGCATCTGGGCCAGCCCGGCCTCGGCGCGACGGTCGGCCTCGGCGATCACGTGCTGCCACGCGGCCTCATCGTGCCCGAGCCAACGCTCGAAGCCCCAGCGCGCTCGCGTGATGCCGGGAGCGACGTCGCCGGCGATGAGTGCGCCTTCGATGCACAGCGTGCCGCTGCCGCACAGCGGATCGACGAGCGCCCCACCTGCCTTCGCGATCGCCGGCCACTCCGCGAGCAATAGGATCGCCGCCGCGAGCGTCTCCTTCATCGGCGCTTCGACTTGAATTCCCTGCTCGCGGTAGCCGCGCCGATGAAGCGAGCTGCCGGCGATATCGATTGAGATGGTGGCCTTGTCGGCGTGGATGACCACGTTGATCCGCACGTCGGGGTCGTTCGTGTCTACGCTCGGGCGGATGCCGCTCTGCGCGACGAACCTGTCGGCGATCGCATCTTTGACGCGCACTGCGGTGAACTGCGTGTTGCGCAGCTCGGGGTTGACGCCGTTGGCGTCGATGGCCATCGTGCCGTCCGCGCGCAGGTGGTCTTCCCAGGGAATCTCGCGAACCGCGGCGTAGAGAGCATCGGCCGTGGCTGCCGAGACGCGCGCGATGGTGAGCAGCACTCGAGATGCAACGCGCGACCACAGCAGCGCGCGATACGCGGTCTCGAGCGGTCCTGCGAAGGAGACGCCGCCGCCCAGCGGTCGGATGCGCTGGCAGCGCAGCGCTCGCAACTCGTCTGCCACGAGCGACTCCGTGCCACGCGGGCACGGCGCGAAGAACTCGAGAGGTCGGGTCACTTCCCGGATCTCAACGCCGTGGCCAGCGTCTTGCGCGCTGCGTCGGAGACCGCTCCGGCGCCGCCGTAGACGCGCGCCTTGCCGATGAAGGTGCGGTGCACGATCGCGGCGCTACGCACCGCGCTGTCGAGCTTCTTCGTTGGCGTGGTCAGGTACAGGAAGCCGGCGGTGCCGTTGGACCACGCCCACGCCAACGAGTCGACGCACGACGACGTGGACGTGACGCCCATCGACTTCCACTGGAAGCCGACGTTGAGCGACAGCGCGTGAGCCGCGATCGCGAGTGAGGTCTTCGACGAGTTGGCGCCGGCAATGCGGCTGACCTTGTAGCGGAGCTTGCCCAGCGCCTTTTGCTGCTTGGCCGAGATCGAACCTGTCCCGCCGAGCAGGATGAGCCGCTTGATCTTGGTGGCCTTCAGTGCGCGAGCGGTATAGCTGCGCATCGAGTCCTTGTCCACGAATAGCAGCGGACGGCCGGTCTTGGCCAATACCGGCGCGACGGCCAGAGCATCGGAGATGCTGTGCGCGGTGGACAGATAGACGGCGCTGGCCGCGTGCTTGTTGGCGACATCCTCGGCGACGACGTACGGGATCGCGCTTGACGCAACCTGGATCGTGGTGTGCCCAGCCAGTCGGGTCACAGTCGGACCCAGGGCCGCGATGGCCTTGACGACGGCGTCGTTGATGATGTCGCTCGAGCCAAGCACGTAGATGTGCTTAGGCTTGAGGCGCTTGATCTCCGCCGTGGTCGAGGCCGGAAGCGAGGTTCTGGAGACGAGCAGCACGGGGCCGCCGGCAGCGCCGGCAAGCGAGGCCGCCGTGACCTGGTCGCCTTGGACCGCGCCGCTGGCGATCACCATCGTGGGCACGGTGACCGTCCCGGTCACGGGATACGCCGCATCGCATGCGGCGGCGGCAGACTGGTACGGGTCGGGCGCCGAGATGTTCTCTTCGACGTCGGAGTACGGCGCGTCGAGATCGGCGTAGCGGTACGGCCGAAACTTGCGGGCGACCGCATCGGCCCACGAACGCGCGTGCAAGATCGTCCCGTCATGTGAGCTCGATGACGTCTGCTCCATCGCCCAGAACTGCGTCTGGGCGGCGTCGACCCAGCCATCGAAGATGATCGCGTGCGGGCCCGGAGCTCCCCACACGGCCGAAGCAAGCACCATGTCACCCGGAACGAGCTGGGCTTTGGTGATCTGGAAGTACTTCTTGGATCCCTTCGCGCCAAAGCTGCTGGTACTCTCGGAGTACGGACGGCCCTTGGAGTCGCGCAGGTTCCAACACAGCGACGCGAAGCCCGAACAGTCTGTGCGATAGCCGGCGATCGACGGGTCGGGAGTGCTCGTGGGAACGGGCGAGCCGTTCTCAAGCGCCCACTTGGATTGGCTGTACGGGACGCCCGTGACCTTCTTGCCCTTGACCGAGCGGGTGTAGTTGACCCACGCCATGCCACGGGCCAGAACGACGTCGCGAGAGATAGCGAAAGCCGCAGTCGGGAGCATCGCAAGTGCGATGCACGCCGCGACTACGGCAATTGAGATGCTTCGTGTCCGATGCATGTACTCCGCCTCTTGCTTCGATGATAGCTACAGTTGGGGCGGTTCCTCGGTGCAATCGCCCACCATACTAACATCGGCAGGCAGTCCTTGTCTCGCCAGTAACGCCTCGGTGCCGTCTGTGATTGAGGTCACAGCCAGCACAAACACCTATCCCGAAAAGCCCTCGACTACGTACGTACCACTTCGTTCGTCCCTGCGAAGCGAGATGAATCCCAGCTTCTGTGCGTCTTCGAGCAGCTGCGTGAACGAGCGGTAGCCGTAGCTGGACTCGGAGAACTGCGGCTGCTTGCGCTTCATCGTGTCCTTGATCAGCGACGAGTGCATGTTGCCCACGTTCTCGCGTTGCAGCGCCTCGATGGTGTCGAAGAGCAGCGTGAACGCGGGCTTCTTGGCGCGCGGCACCTTGTCGCCCAGCGGCGGAGCGCCCGCGCCCGCGACGCCACCGATGTCTTCGTAGTAGATGAACTCGTCGCAGTTCTGCGCCAGCAGGTCACTCGTAGAGTCCTTCATCCCAACGCCAAGAACGGTCTTGCCGTTCTCCTTGAGGCGCAGCACGAGCGGCGTGAAGTCCGAGTCGCCGGAGACGATCACGAAGCTGTCGATGTGCTCTTTGGCATACGAGAGTTCCATCGCGTCGACCACGAGCCGGATGTCGGCCGAGTTCTTGCCGGTGATGCCGCGCTCGGGAATCTCCATCAGGTCGATGCCCAGCTCGTGAAGTTGCGTGGTGTACTCCGAGAACCGCGCCCAGTCGGCGTACGCGCGCTTGGAGACGACCTTGCCCTTCTCTACGAGTCGCTCGAGCACGCGCTTCATGTCGACGATCTCGGTCTTCTTCGCGCGCGCACCACCGCGGCGAGGGGCAAGTCCCAGTGCAAGGTTCTCGAAGTCTATGAAGACGGCGAGCGAATGTGCCTGGTCGGGCATGGTGTGACCTTTCGCTGCGTATCGGCGGCGCGTCTGCGCCCCCGCGAGTGATGCTTCCCCATTCGACGAGTAGGCCGGCGTTTCCCGCCCGCGCCAGCGTCGACTCCCCCAGCGTAGCACCACACCGCGACTAGTTCGGGTCGACGACCTCGCACTTGACCTCGCCGACGCCGTCGATGCCCAGCAGCTTCGCGCCGCGGTGGGTCAGGTCGATGACTCGGCCGCCCGAGTAGGGCCCGCGGTCGGTGACGACCACGATGATGCGGCGCCCGGCGTGCGTGACGGCTATCCGCGTGCCGAACGGCAGCGACGGATGCGCGCACGTCAGCTCCTGGTCGTTGAGCGGGTGCCCGCTTGCCGTCCCGGTTCCGTTGTCGTTGGTGCCGTACTCAGACGCGTTGCCCGAGAACTTCACGCCTGACGGCGAGTACGACGAGGCCTCCTTGGCCATAACCCAGTAGCTGCCGCTGCGACCGGTGACGGTCGCAAGCTTCAGAGCGATCTTGCTGCCGGACGAGTTGATCGGCTTGGCCGCTTTGCCCGACGTCTTGACCGGCGCCGGGGTCGAGTTCGAACTGGTATCCGACGGTGGCGGGTTTGCCGCCTTCTCCTGCGCGGCGACCATCGACTGGACCTGCGCCGAGAGCGAGCTCAAGTACGCCTGCTCTTGGTCGATCTCGCCCTGCACGCTGGCGCGTTGCGTGGTGACCTTGTCGACCTGCGCTCGCTGATGCGACTCGCGGTCGGCGAGTAGCGCACTGATCCCAACCGCCTCGGCTCGATCGCTCTTGAGCGACTCGACCAGGCCCGCGTCCTTGCTCGCGATCTGCTGTAGGACCGAAAGCCGGCTCGCGAACTCGTCGAACGTCGCCGAGCCGAGCAGCACGTCGACAAAGCCGGTGCCGTCGGTGCGGTAGAGGAACGACGCCTGCGAGTCGAGGCTGACCTGCCCCGCCGCCAGCGATGCTTTGACCGCCGCAAGCTTCTTGGTGTTCTCGGCGATGTCGGCACGCGTCTTGGCCAGGTCGGCTGCGGCGCTGTTGTACTCCGAGAGCCCGGAGTCCAGCTTCGAGCGCATCTGGGCGAGCTTCGCGCGCGCGGCCGCAGCCTGTGCTTGAGCTGCGGCGATGCTGGCCGCCGAGGGTGGAGCGGCAGCCGCGGGAACGACCGTAACGCCCAGCGCCATGATCAGCGCGAGGCCGATCACCTGGGTCATCACGTGTCGTTCTGGGCGCAAGAAGCCTCCGGTAGACGGGCGACAAGGAAGAGGCGGCGATCAGCGTCAGCCGCGGAAGTTGTCTTATGTGAGACCGCGCTAGAATACCACGACGCCCCTGGAGGCAATCCTCGGGCGCCGCGCGCGATGCGCAGCCCAAAGCCGGGTACATGCCCCAAAGCGGCGCATCGCGCCTCGAGAAAGAACGACGATGAGCGGGTCTCGGCGGGCACGCTGAGACGCCTTACGAGAAGGAGCAACCGTGAGCGAAGAGGGAATCGGCGTCATCATGTACTGCCGCACGTGGTGCGGGGACTGCGCTCGGGCGCGCCGTTGGCTCGACTCGCACAACATCCCTTACACCGAGATCGACGTCGAAGCCGACCCCAAGGCCCGCGAGCGCGCTGCGAGCCACAACGACGGCCGCCTGCACACGCCCACGTTCGAGATTGGCGACGGCGTCTGCGTCGACTTCCGGCCGGACAAGCTCACCGAGCTGCTCGGCATCGAACAGCCCTAGCGACCTAGCTCCGTGGATCTCTCGGCGGCTTCTCCCAGACTCTGACGTCGGGAAAGCCGCCGTACTTTACCCCGGACAAGATGCCGGCCATAAGCCCGATCGCGCCGATCGCCAGCCACTCCAGGCCAAACACCCTGCCGACGAAGTTGATCACCGTGGCAAGCACAAAGGCGCCGATGCCCATGACCCACAGCATCCGACGGTCGTGCTCCCAGTTGGTGCCGATCCAATAGCCGAGCAGCGCGCCCAGCACCAAGCCGACGGCGATTCCGATGACGTCGAATACGAAGTTCACGCGTCTGTCCGAACGGTCGCCGAAAGGGTCGTGGCCGAACCGCCGACGCCGGCTGCCTCGCGAGTAGCCGCATCGGAGTAGAGCAGCCACAGCGCCTGCGTGCCCAGGTTCTGCCCACCGTTGGCCTCGAGGTGCTCGTAGAGCTGCTTGGCCAGCGCGCATCCAGGAAGGTCGATACCGGACTCCTCGGCAGAGGCAAGCGCAATTCGCAGGTCCTTGACGAAGTGCTTCACGTAGAAGCCCGGACCGAAGTTGCCATCCAGGATGCGCGGCGCGAGGTTGGCGAGCGACCAGCTCGCCGCCGAGCCGGCACCGATCGATTCGAGAACGCGCCTCGGGTCGAGTCCGGCCGCCTGCGCGTACCCCAACGACTCGACGGTCGCGAGCATCGAGCCAGCGATGGCGACCTGGTTGGCCATCTTGGTGTGCTGGCCCGCGCCAGGTCCTCCCTGCAGCACCACGTTGGCGCCCATCACACGCAGCAGCGGCTCGATCCGCTCGTACGCCGCGGCCTCACCGCCCACCATGATGGTGAGCGTCGCGTTCTTGGCACCTACATCTCCGCCCGAGACGGGCGCGTCGAGCGCCACAATCCCGCGTGAGGCCGCTGCCGCCGAGACCCGCTCGGCGAGCGCCGGTGAAGACGTGGTCATGTCGAGCAGTACCGCACCGTCGCGGGCGCGCTCCACGATGCCGCCGGGAGCCAGGTAGACCGCCTCGACGTCGGCGGGATAGCCAACCATCGTCACGACGACATCGGAATGCACGGCCGCCTCGCCGGGACTGTCGGCCCACGTCGCACCACGTGCAACGAGCGCGTCCGCGCGCGACTTCGTGCGGTTGAAGACGACGAGCGGATAGCCGGCGTCCATCAGGTGTCCGGCCATGGGCGCGCCCATGACCCCGGTGCCGATGAATGCGACGGTTGGTTTGGTGGCGGCGAGGTCGGTCACTTAGCGCTCCTTTGAGGGCGTGCGGTTCGGCGGTGCAATCAGCTCGACACGAGTGTAGACGACCCGGAAGCCGAGGCGCTCCATATTGCGCTGCGAGATCGAGCCGGGACGCGCCTCGGTCACCGCGAGTTCGCAGCCGGCCTCAGCGGCGAGCCGGAGCCGCTCGGCAAGCAGTGCCGACTGTACTCCTCGGCCACGGTGTGCGGTCAGCGTCGCGTCGCTCATCAGCCAGCCGAGACCGTCGCCGCGAACCTGTAGCGCACCCGTACCGGCGTCAGCACCCCCGACGCGCCCCATCAGCAACGTCATGTCGTCGCTGGCGGTCATCCCGAGCCCCATCCGCACGTTCTCGGCAGATGGCGGACGCGGCGCACTGAACGCGGCACTCGACACGGCGGCCCAGCTCGCTAGCTCCTGCGCGCTGGACGCCGCGCGCACCTCCACGCCTGGCGCCGGCGCCGGTAGCTCGAGCGCCGAGACGTCGCCATCAAGCTCGCGGACGAGCACGTTCTCGAAGTCGGTCACCATCCAGCTGCGTACGCCGAGCTGAGCGACGAGCGCCTCCTCGGCAAGTGGCGAGAGCGAGATGGCAGCACGCGTGCCGTTGCCCTCGTAGAAGCGCTCGACCGCGTCGAACTCCTCGGCACTCACCGGACTCGCGAAGCCAGCGCCGTAGATCATGTTGACCGGCGATCCGGGTGCGAGGAACAGCGCGAGCCCGCCGGCGAACTCGGTGCGCTGGGCTTGCAGTGTGGGATCGAGGCGCATGCAGGTCTCGGCGAAGGTCGCTAGGTCGCGTGCGACCGCGCGCTCGAGGCGGGCGGCCAGCATGCGGTCGGCGAACTGGTGCGACATGCGACCTCCTCCGGGTGCGGCGAGCGGGCAGTTCGTCCAGCATGACGCTGTCAGGGTATACGCTTCAAGCGAACTGCCACTCGCCCCGAGGAGTTCCGCATGACCGACGCATCGCCAGAGTCGCAGGGCACCACCGCCACACTCGAGCCCCCTGCCAAGCCGCCGGCGCCGCCTATGACCACCACCGCCACTCCCGGCCGACCACCGCGCAAGCGCCGCGTGGGCTGCTGGGTCGCCGCGATCGTGCTGATCGTGATCGTGGCGCTCGCCGCTGGCACGTGGTGGCTGATCGCGTCTCGGGCACGCCCCGCGGCGCCGGTCGCAAACGCGAGCGCGTTTGACTCGGCGATGACCAAGGCGATGGTCAAAGCACCGGGCGAACCGGCGACGCCGGTCGATCTGTCCACGATCAAGGCTCGCGGTACGCACACCTTCGACGCGACGTTCACCGCCGACGAGCTGGCCGCGCTGCTCAACGCCTTCCCACATGAGGTCAACGTCGGCAACGCCAGCGTCTCGCTGCAAAACGTCTCAGTCGCGCTGGGGAACAACGGCGAGCTGACGCTCTCCGGAACGGTCTCGTCGGGCGGCTCGGCGTACTCGGGGAAGGCGTCAGGAAAGGTGGCGTTCACCAACGACCAAGTGGTGGCCGCCGGACCGATCAGCGTGCAAGCCGAGGGCATCGATCTGGGCGGCGCGCAGGCGGCCACGGCCACGCAGCTGCTGCTCGCGTACTTCAACGGCTACCTGCGGGCGGCGCCCGGCCTCACGATCACGTCGGCGACCGTCAGCTCCCAAGGCGTGCACGTTCGCGGGCTGGCGCCCGACACCATCACGTACTAGCGCGCCGGACGCGCGCCGACGCCCACGCGCTCGACAGCGTTCCGACCCGCGTCCTAATCGGCGAGCTTGCCGAGCAGCCACGCGATGTTCTCGCCGAGATTGGCCATGTTGCGAAGCGCCTCGGCGTCCCCTTGGACCTCGCCCTTCTCGCGACCGTAGCCCAGGTTCCAGTAGGTCGAGCCCGGGATAATCATCTGCGAGATGAAGAAAAGGTGGTTGATCGAGTCGAACGTGTGGATGCCGCCGCCACGTCGCACGGCCACCACGCCGGCGCCCACCTTGCGCGCGAGCAGCCCGCCGTTGGCCATCGAGACGTAGCCGGCGCGGTCGATAAGCGCCTTCATCTCGGTGCTGACGTCGCCAAAGTAGGTGGGGCTGCCCAAGACGATCGCGTCGGCCTCCCACAGCTTCGGGAAGACCTCGAGCAGGTAGTCCTTGCGGCCGTGGCACTGCCTGTCCTTGGCCTCGAAACACTTGCGACACGCCGTGCAGCCGCGGACGTCCTTGGCGGCCAGCTCGATGAGCTCGCACTCGATGCCCGCCTCGCGAAGCGGCACGAAGGCAGCCTCGATGAGCTGGGCCGTGTTGCCGCCCTTGCGCGCGGAACCGCTGACTGCGACGACCTTCATGAGGACTC from Coriobacteriia bacterium encodes:
- a CDS encoding cell wall-binding repeat-containing protein, with protein sequence MHRTRSISIAVVAACIALAMLPTAAFAISRDVVLARGMAWVNYTRSVKGKKVTGVPYSQSKWALENGSPVPTSTPDPSIAGYRTDCSGFASLCWNLRDSKGRPYSESTSSFGAKGSKKYFQITKAQLVPGDMVLASAVWGAPGPHAIIFDGWVDAAQTQFWAMEQTSSSSHDGTILHARSWADAVARKFRPYRYADLDAPYSDVEENISAPDPYQSAAAACDAAYPVTGTVTVPTMVIASGAVQGDQVTAASLAGAAGGPVLLVSRTSLPASTTAEIKRLKPKHIYVLGSSDIINDAVVKAIAALGPTVTRLAGHTTIQVASSAIPYVVAEDVANKHAASAVYLSTAHSISDALAVAPVLAKTGRPLLFVDKDSMRSYTARALKATKIKRLILLGGTGSISAKQQKALGKLRYKVSRIAGANSSKTSLAIAAHALSLNVGFQWKSMGVTSTSSCVDSLAWAWSNGTAGFLYLTTPTKKLDSAVRSAAIVHRTFIGKARVYGGAGAVSDAARKTLATALRSGK
- a CDS encoding RlpA-like double-psi beta-barrel domain-containing protein — its product is MTQVIGLALIMALGVTVVPAAAAPPSAASIAAAQAQAAAARAKLAQMRSKLDSGLSEYNSAAADLAKTRADIAENTKKLAAVKASLAAGQVSLDSQASFLYRTDGTGFVDVLLGSATFDEFASRLSVLQQIASKDAGLVESLKSDRAEAVGISALLADRESHQRAQVDKVTTQRASVQGEIDQEQAYLSSLSAQVQSMVAAQEKAANPPPSDTSSNSTPAPVKTSGKAAKPINSSGSKIALKLATVTGRSGSYWVMAKEASSYSPSGVKFSGNASEYGTNDNGTGTASGHPLNDQELTCAHPSLPFGTRIAVTHAGRRIIVVVTDRGPYSGGRVIDLTHRGAKLLGIDGVGEVKCEVVDPN
- a CDS encoding flavodoxin family protein — protein: MKVVAVSGSARKGGNTAQLIEAAFVPLREAGIECELIELAAKDVRGCTACRKCFEAKDRQCHGRKDYLLEVFPKLWEADAIVLGSPTYFGDVSTEMKALIDRAGYVSMANGGLLARKVGAGVVAVRRGGGIHTFDSINHLFFISQMIIPGSTYWNLGYGREKGEVQGDAEALRNMANLGENIAWLLGKLAD
- a CDS encoding glutaredoxin family protein; this translates as MSEEGIGVIMYCRTWCGDCARARRWLDSHNIPYTEIDVEADPKARERAASHNDGRLHTPTFEIGDGVCVDFRPDKLTELLGIEQP
- the rlmKL gene encoding bifunctional 23S rRNA (guanine(2069)-N(7))-methyltransferase RlmK/23S rRNA (guanine(2445)-N(2))-methyltransferase RlmL, whose protein sequence is MADELRALRCQRIRPLGGGVSFAGPLETAYRALLWSRVASRVLLTIARVSAATADALYAAVREIPWEDHLRADGTMAIDANGVNPELRNTQFTAVRVKDAIADRFVAQSGIRPSVDTNDPDVRINVVIHADKATISIDIAGSSLHRRGYREQGIQVEAPMKETLAAAILLLAEWPAIAKAGGALVDPLCGSGTLCIEGALIAGDVAPGITRARWGFERWLGHDEAAWQHVIAEADRRAEAGLAQMPPIEGYDYDPRAVDVARACVRRAGLAGKVLIERRELAELVPPAAYIAAAPVPGLVVANPPYGERIQARAGLPALYAELAERLRAGFDGWTLAVITPDAGLSAGVQMTPRRVVPLYNGKIESLVSIFTVGEVEAEAGSATGAGRGAATAIATGAPLTESQAAFSNRLRKVAKHTEKWARRTGVTCYRVYDADLPDYSVAIDVYDGSGANDGTRWVHVAEYAPPSGIDPDKAEQRLLDVLAVVPGVLGVEAQDVFLKTRERQRGTSQYERFSRKGVVGTVLEGGMTFEVNLSDYLDTGLFLDHRITRQWLRELAPGKRFLNLFAYTGTASVYAAAGGAASTTTVDMSTTYVEWSGRNLSRNGFSGPKHQLIRADVLGWVSAAQRGRERYDLIFCDPPTFSNSKRMSETWDVQRDHAALIV
- a CDS encoding NAD(P)-dependent oxidoreductase is translated as MTDLAATKPTVAFIGTGVMGAPMAGHLMDAGYPLVVFNRTKSRADALVARGATWADSPGEAAVHSDVVVTMVGYPADVEAVYLAPGGIVERARDGAVLLDMTTSSPALAERVSAAAASRGIVALDAPVSGGDVGAKNATLTIMVGGEAAAYERIEPLLRVMGANVVLQGGPGAGQHTKMANQVAIAGSMLATVESLGYAQAAGLDPRRVLESIGAGSAASWSLANLAPRILDGNFGPGFYVKHFVKDLRIALASAEESGIDLPGCALAKQLYEHLEANGGQNLGTQALWLLYSDAATREAAGVGGSATTLSATVRTDA
- a CDS encoding NYN domain-containing protein translates to MPDQAHSLAVFIDFENLALGLAPRRGGARAKKTEIVDMKRVLERLVEKGKVVSKRAYADWARFSEYTTQLHELGIDLMEIPERGITGKNSADIRLVVDAMELSYAKEHIDSFVIVSGDSDFTPLVLRLKENGKTVLGVGMKDSTSDLLAQNCDEFIYYEDIGGVAGAGAPPLGDKVPRAKKPAFTLLFDTIEALQRENVGNMHSSLIKDTMKRKQPQFSESSYGYRSFTQLLEDAQKLGFISLRRDERSGTYVVEGFSG